The Argentina anserina chromosome 3, drPotAnse1.1, whole genome shotgun sequence genome includes a region encoding these proteins:
- the LOC126787848 gene encoding copper-transporting ATPase HMA4-like, with the protein MDSNNLNGGVGTNGIDDARRPLLEPSDVSAEDKRIRTLKFKIGEIHCTSCSTTIESVVGKLHGVRSVMVSPIQGQAAVDYIPELINGSKIKEAIEDAGFPVDEFPEQDIAVCRLRIKGMMCTSCSESIESALRMVPGVKNAVVGLALEEAKVHFDPNITNTSLIIEAIDDAGFGSELISSGNDVNKVHLKLEGVNSPEDMTIIQSSLESVEGVNNIEVDVLGKKVSITYDADLTGPRSLIHCIEQAGSKPKSYQACLYVPPRRREAEQQLENRMYRNQFLMSCVFSVPVFLCSMVLPMVSPYGDWLMYKIHNMLTVGMLLRWILCTPVQFIIGRRFYVGSYHALRRRSANMDVLVALGTNVAYFYSVYIAIKALALDNFEGEDFFETSSMLISFILLGKYLEVLARGRTSDALAKLTDLAPETAYLITLDADGNAILETEISTQLIQRNDILKIVPGAKVPVDGIVVSGQSHVNESMITGEARPISKRLGDKVIGGTMNENGCLQVKATHVGSETALSQIVQLVEAAQLARAPVQKIADKISKFFVPTVVIVAFLTWLGWFVLGEFGLYPISWIPEGMDRFELALQFGISVLVVACPCALGLATPTAVMVATGKGATQGVLIKGGNALEKAHKVKTVVFDKTGTLTVGKPTVVSAVLFSNYSMEEFCALATAAEANSEHPIAKSIVEHAKRFLNKFGSTEHVVEAKDFEVHTGAGVSGKVGDKMVLVGNKRLMQKYHVQVGPEVVQFVSENEKLARTCVLVSIDGKVAGSFAVTDPVKPEAASVISYLHSMGISSIMVTGDNWATAAAISREVGIDKVFAETDPMGKADRIKELQMKGLTVAMVGDGINDSPALAAADVGMAIGAGTDVAIEAADIVLMKSNLEDVVTAIDLSRKTMSRIWLNYVWALGYNILGMPVAAGILFPFTGIRLPPWLAGACMAASSVSVVCSSLLLQSYKKPLHFHNVSTKSE; encoded by the exons ATGGACTCGAATAATTTGAATGGTGGAGTGGGCACTAACGGGATAGATGATGCGCGCCGGCCACTTCTGGAGCCGTCGGATGTTAGTGCAGAAGATAAGAGGATTAGAACACTGAAGTTTAAAATTGGGGAAATTCACTGTACTTCTTGTTCGACTACTATTGAATCTGTGGTGGGAAAGCTTCATGGGGTCAGGAGTGTTATGGTGTCGCCCATTCAAGGTCAAGCTGCTGTTGATTATATTCCAGAGCTCATTAAT GGAAGCAAAATCAAGGAAGCCATAGAAGATGCAGGTTTCCCAGTTGATGAATTTCCGGAACAAGACATAGCGGTATGCAGGCTCAGGATAAAAGGAATGATGTGCACCAGTTGCTCCGAGTCCATTGAGTCTGCGCTTCGTATGGTTCCTGGAGTGAAAAATGCAGTTGTTGGTCTAGCCCTTGAAGAAGCAAAGGTTCACTTTGATCCAAACATAACTAACACCAGTTTGATCATTGAAGCAATAGATGATGCTGGCTTTGGATCTGAGCTCATTAGTTCTGGGAATGATGTAAACAAAGTGCATCTAAAACTTGAAGGAGTTAATTCTCCTGAAGACATGACCATCATCCAATCCTCCCTTGAATCAGTTGAGGGTGTCAATAACATTGAAGTGGACGTGTTAGGAAAAAAGGTCAGTATTACCTACGACGCAGACCTCACTGGTCCAAGATCTCTTATACATTGTATTGAGCAAGCTGGAAGTAAACCCAAATCATACCAAGCATGCTTGTATGTTCCTCCAAGACGAAGAGAAGCTGAGCAGCAGCTTGAGAATCGGATGTACAGGAACCAGTTTTTGATGAGCTGTGTATTTTCAGTTCCTGTGTTTTTATGCTCAATGGTGCTTCCAATGGTCTCTCCCTATGGGGACTGGTTAATGTACAAGATCCACAACATGCTCACTGTAGGAATGCTTTTAAGATGGATACTGTGCACACCTGTGCAATTCATTATTGGCAGGAG GTTCTATGTGGGATCATATCATGCTTTAAGACGTAGATCAGCCAATATGGATGTTCTTGTTGCACTAGGCACCAATGTTGCTTATTTCTACTCTGTTTATATAGCAATCAAAGCATTGGCTTTGGATAATTTTGAAGGGGAAGATTTCTTTGAAACTAGTTCCATGTTGATATCCTTTATACTCTTAGGAAAGTACTTAGAAGTTCTAGCTAGAGGAAGGACATCTGATGCTTTGGCGAAGCTGACAGACCTGGCTCCTGAAACGGCTTATCTGATTACATTAGATGCTGATGGCAATGCTATCTTGGAGACAGAGATTAGCACTCAACTTATTCAAAGAAATGATATTCTTAAGATTGTTCCTGGGGCAAAAGTACCTGTTGATGGGATAGTAGTTAGTGGTCAAAGCCATGTGAATGAGAGTATGATCACAGGAGAGGCAAGGCCAATATCCAAAAGATTAGGTGACAAG GTAATTGGTGGCACCATGAATGAGAATGGATGCTTACAGGTCAAGGCAACCCATGTTGGTTCAGAGACTGCACTATCCCAGATAGTGCAACTCGTTGAAGCTGCACAGCTCGCCAGAGCACCTGTACAGAAGATAGCTGACAAGATCTCAAAGTTTTTTGTTCCAACA GTTGTGATTGTAGCATTTCTGACATGGCTGGGTTGGTTTGTCCTGGGAGAATTTGGTCTTTATCCCATATCATGGATACCAGAAGGCATGGATAGATTTGAGCTGGCACTGCAATTCGGCATCTCAGTACTTGTGGTCGCATGCCCTTGTGCATTGGGATTAGCAACACCTACAGCAGTCATGGTTGCAACAGGGAAGGGTGCTACGCAAGGGGTTCTTATCAAGGGTGGAAATGCACTTGAAAAGGCTCATAAG GTGAAAACAGTTGTTTTTGATAAGACTGGGACACTGACAGTTGGAAAACCGACAGTAGTAAGTGCTGTGCTATTTTCCAATTACTCAATGGAGGAATTCTGTGCTTTGGCTACTGCTGCagag GCAAATAGTGAACATCCAATAGCAAAGTCTATAGTGGAGCATGCAAAGAGGTTTCTTAACAAGTTTGGGTCAACTGAACATGTGGTGGAGGCTAAAGACTTTGAGGTGCACACTGGAGCTGGCGTTAGTGGAAAAGTTGGTGACAAAATGGTTTTGGTTGGGAACAAGAGGCTCATGCAGAAATATCATGTCCAGGTCGGTCCTGAGGTTGTGCAATTTGTTTCAGAAAATGAGAAACTGGCTCGAACATGTGTGTTAGTTTCCATTGATGGAAAAGTTGCTGGATCATTTGCTGTAACTGATCCAGTGAAGCCAGAGGCAGCATCTGTAATCTCTTACCTCCACTCAATGGGAATTTCAAGCATCATGGTTACTGGTGATAATTGGGCAACAGCAGCAGCGATTTCCAGAGAGGTTGGCATCGATAAGGTGTTTGCTGAGACCGATCCAATGGGTAAAGCTGATAGAATCAAAGAGTTACAG ATGAAAGGATTGACTGTGGCTATGGTGGGAGATGGAATAAATGACTCGCCAGCTTTGGCTGCAGCAGATGTTGGCATGGCAATTGGGGCTGGCACTGATGTAGCCATAGAAGCTGCTGATATAGTTTTGATGAAGAGCAATTTGGAAGATGTAGTTACAGCCATAGATCTCTCCAGAAAGACTATGTCTCGAATTTGGTTGAATTATGTCTGGGCCTTGGGATACAACATCCTTGGCATGCCAGTTGCTGCCGGAATCTTGTTCCCTTTCACGGGGATCCGATTACCACCCTGGCTTGCAGGTGCCTGTATGGCTGCTTCATCTGTAAGTGTGGTATGTTCTTCTCTCTTGTTGCAGTCTTATAAGAAGCCTTTGCATTTTCACAACGTCTCCACCAAGTCTGAGTGA
- the LOC126787863 gene encoding LOW QUALITY PROTEIN: inactive beta-amylase 4, chloroplastic (The sequence of the model RefSeq protein was modified relative to this genomic sequence to represent the inferred CDS: inserted 2 bases in 1 codon), with translation MAMAENGGVVSKCTPRRSFRFRHPNLRNVARIPLFKNAALFTRSPSXTILSMSAQGKSRPSILLSTRHRRIPIYVMMPVDAFCIDGSGIPRIRRLKALAVSLKALKLAGVHGVAVEVWWGVVERFSPLAYDWSLYVHLFKLISDSGLKVHVALSFHSNINSSSSRNVGVSLPLWIRQIGDINKHIYYRDKNGFSSDDYLTLGVDHLPLFCGRTALQCYEDFMTSFVKKFESHIGCVIEEICVGLGPSGELRYPAHFGDGKWKFPGTGEFQCYDKYMLDNLKMAACKEGKPQWGHRGPLNAGCYNSLPSGAPFFEEGEESFLSDYGCFFLEWYSGCLLGHADAILEKAAKVLNKFKENKQASVLLVAKIGGIYWWYQTVAHPAELTAGYYNTALRDGYDPVALILSRHGAALHVSCLEMMDDETPESFLCSPEGLRKQICSASKKRIIHLIGRNTNERYDRVSLWQIHANCYHSQAEALRSFTYFRMNDKIFKAENWSNFVPFVKKMSTSW, from the exons ATGGCAATGGCTGAGAATGGTGGAGTTGTCTCCAAATGCACTCCAAGGAGGAGCTTCCGTTTCAGACATCCCAATCTCCGAAATGTTGCCAGAATCCCTCTCTTTAAAAACGCCGCCCTCTTCACTCGCTCCCCATC CACCATTCTCAG CATGAGTGCACAAGGGAAATCAAGGCCTTCGATATTGTTGTCTACAAGACATAGGAGGATACCCATATATGTGATGATGCCTGTAGATGCATTCTGCATTGATGGTTCTGGTATTCCAAGGATTAGGAG ACTCAAGGCCTTGGCAGTATCTCTAAAAGCACTCAAGTTAGCAGGTGTCCATGGAGTTGCAGTTGAGGTTTGGTGGGGGGTCGTAGAACGTTTCTCTCCCCTTGCATATGACTGGTCTCTATATGTTCACCTTTTTAAGCTGATTTCTGACTCAGGATTGAAGGTGCATGTTGCCTTGTCCTTTCACTCAAATATAAACTCTTCTTCTAGCAGAAATGTGGGTGTAAGTCTTCCGCTTTGGATCAGGCAG ATTGGTGATATCAATAAGCATATATACTATCGAGACAAAAATGGGTTCTCCAGTGATGATTATCTTACGTTAG GGGTTGATCACCTTCCTCTGTTTTGTGGCCGGACTGCCCTTCAATGTTATGAAGATTTTATGACCAGCTTTGTTAAGAAATTTGAATCTCATATTGGATGTGTGATCGAGGAAATTTGTGTCGGTCTTGGTCCTTCTGGTGAACTTAG GTATCCTGCACATTTTGGTGACGGTAAATGGAAGTTTCCTGGAACTGGCGAGTTCCAATGCTATGACAAGTACAT GCTGGACAACCTAAAGATGGCTGCATGCAAGGAAGGGAAGCCTCAATGGGGACATAGGGGACCACTAAATGCTGGCTGTTACAACAGTCTTCCATCTGGAGCTCCCTTCTttgaagaaggagaggaaAGCTTTCTTTCTGATTATGGGTGCTTTTTCCTT GAATGGTATAGTGGTTGTTTGCTTGGTCATGCAGATGCTATTCTTGAAAAGGCAGCTAAAGTTTTGAACAAGTTTAAAGAAAACAAGCAAGCTTCTGTTCTGTTAGTAGCTAAAATTGGTGGAATATATTGGTGGTACCAAACAGTAGCACACCCTGCTGAACTCACAGCTGGATACTACAACACTGCTCTTAGGGATGGTTATGATCCTGTTGCTTTAATTTTGTCTCGTCATGGAGCTGCTTTGCATGTCTC TTGCTTGGAAATGATGGATGATGAAACACCAGAATCCTTTCTTTGCAGCCCAGAAGGATTACGGAAACAG ATATGCAGTGCTTCAAAGAAAAGGATAATACATTTGATTGGAAGAAACACCAACGAACGATATGACAGG GTTAGTCTATGGCAAATACATGCCAACTGTTATCATTCTCAGGCCGAAGCTTTAAGATCATTCACTTATTTTAGGATGAATGATAAGATCTTTAAGGCTGAAAACTGGAGTAACTTTGTTCCTTTTGTTAAAAAGATGAGCACAAGTTGGTGA